Below is a genomic region from bacterium.
CGTCCAGCCTGGCGGCGCACCTCCGGGTCGGGATCGTCGAGAGCCTTGACCAGAATATCGATGGAGTCGGGATTTTGGAAGAAGCCGAGCCCGCCCGCGGCTTTGGCCCGGATTCGCGGATCCTCCGCCTCGTCCTCCAGAACGCGGTGCAGATGGGCTACCGCCTCCGGGTCGCCGGTGGCGATCAGGTCGTCCACCGCCGCCAGTCGCACTTCCGGGGCGTTGCCCTTGTTCTCCAGGTCGGCCGCCGCGCCGGAAAGGCTGGGTCCGCCGCAACCCGTGAATACTAAAACGAGCGCCGCCGCCAGAACCAGACACCGCGCCATGGATGCTCCTTGGGGAAGATGAAAGTTGACCGGATAAAGCTACCACAACGCGGAACCGATGTAAAGTCTCGCCGCCCTCGGCGGGATTGTAAAAAAAACATCCCCCGGTCTTCGGGTATAATCCCCCTGGATGAGAAAGGCGACGCTTCACATTCTGCTCCTCTTCGTCGCGACGATCCAGGCGGCCGACACCCCGGCGGTCTTCACCATCGCCCGGCTGCACTACGGCGGCGGCGGAGATTGGTACTCCGACCCAAGCTCCCTGCCCAACCTGTTGAAATTCCTCCGCGACTCCACCGGGATGGAGGCCGCCTCCGACGAGGTCGTGGTGGAGCCCGCGGCCCCCGAGCTCTTCGACTACCCCTACCTCTACCTCACCGGCCACGGCAACGTCAGCTTCACCCCGCTTGAGCTGGAGCAGCTCCGGCGCTACCTGGACGGGGGCGGCTTCCTCCATATAGACGACAACTACGGCCTGGACATCTACATCCGCCGCGAAATTTTACGGCTCTACCCCGACG
It encodes:
- a CDS encoding DUF4159 domain-containing protein, with the protein product MRKATLHILLLFVATIQAADTPAVFTIARLHYGGGGDWYSDPSSLPNLLKFLRDSTGMEAASDEVVVEPAAPELFDYPYLYLTGHGNVSFTPLELEQLRRYLDGGGFLHIDDNYGLDIYIRREILRLYPDEELVLLPFDHPIYHCFYDFPQGLPKVHEHDGEPPQGYGIFRNGRLVLFYTHECDLGDGWEDPEVHKDPPEIREAALKMGVNIIIYALTH